One stretch of Sander lucioperca isolate FBNREF2018 chromosome 13, SLUC_FBN_1.2, whole genome shotgun sequence DNA includes these proteins:
- the LOC116054988 gene encoding hydroperoxide isomerase ALOXE3-like, translated as MADMMASCQEFEVSVHTSPGLTCGTFSRLWLNLIGSQGETPPISLSEGEHLLPGSSRAVRVRSSGHFGRLLLVRLRLEARTGFPDLNWHCSRVEVRMLADGPETDPEVFLCDRWLRPAEGDVELRSGKLCLLNDETEEKLKQQRLRQLQHQQKLIRWRKFVDGAPQCVDMSSVSELGPNLSYTNTSPPANLHYLNGFAGREEAWESFTKLETVFAHSGHQNNIAKFVKDHWMEDWYFGYQCLNGCNPLLLRRTRRLPPNLSVTSDMLRPFLSAGSSLEQELQKGTIYLLDYEVLDGVPANVVNGKQTYISAPLCLLHLNLQGQLVPIAIQLQQTPGPHNPVFLPSDPGCDWLLAKMWVHSADFQCHQLASHYLRTHMLGELCCVATLRQLPEPHPLHQLLMPHVRTCLQINLRARASLLAAGGVFDKAIGCGLDALPVLLSRASERICYGSLCVPDDLMERGVDTLPQSYYAQDARRIWDALHRFVISWVDLYYRGDDAVQQDSELQHWLTELNTHSFNNSSGFPPSLRTKAEVSKFVTMIIFTCSALHAAVNFSQLDFALWIPNCPAFMSRPPPQVKGSVKEDDIMSFLPDVNSSVRVLMVLTVLSLPAVNFVPLCHYKEAVFRDGAHRRLVAQVQAELKAISDDIIERNSQLELPYPYLCPGRIENSVAI; from the exons TCGCGTGCGGTTCGGGTCCGGTCCAGCGGTCATTTTGGTCGTCTGCTTCTGGTTCGGCTTCGCCTGGAGGCTCGGACCGGTTTCCCCGACCTGAACTGGCACTGCAGCCGGGTGGAGGTCCGCATGCTGGCAGACGGACCGGAGACAGATCCAGAAGTGTTCCTGTGTGACCGATGGCTGCGACCAGCAGAGGGCGACGTGGAGCTGCGGAGCGGAAAGT TGTGTTTGCTGAATGACGAGACAGAAGAGAAGCTGAAGCAGCAGCgactcagacagctgcagcatCAACAGAAACTCATCAG ATGGCGTAAGTTTGTCGACGGCGCTCCTCAGTGTGTTGACATGAGCAGTGTGTCTGAACTCGGGCCGAACCTCAGCTACACGAACACGAG TCCGCCCGCTAACCTGCACTACCTGAATGGCTTCGCCGGCCGAGAGGAGGCCTGGGAGAGTTTCACAAAGCTGGAGACGGTTTTCGCCCACAGTGGACACCAAAACAACATTGCCA agttCGTTAAGGATCACTGGATGGAGGATTGGTACTTTGGCTACCAGTGTCTGAACGGCTGCAACCCGCTACTGCTGCGTCGGACCCGACGCCTCCCTCCGAACCTCTCCGTCACCTCTGACATGCTCCGCCCCTTCCTGTCCGCAGGCTCCTCCCTCGAGCAGGAGCTACAG AAAGGGACCATTTACCTGTTGGACTACGAGGTTTTGGACGGCGTCCCGGCCAACGTGGTCAACGGGAAGCAGACGTATATATCGGCTCCGCTGTGCCTTCTCCACCTGAACCTGCAGGGACAGCTGGTCCCCATCGCCATCCAG TTGCAGCAGACCCCCGGCCCTCACAACCCGGTCTTCCTGCCCTCTGACCccggctgtgattggctgctggcTAAGATGTGGGTTCACAGCGCCGACTTCCAGTGTCACCAGTTGGCCTCCCACTACCTGCGCACGCACATGCTGGGTGAGCTGTGCTGCGTGGCCACGCTGCGACAGCTGCCAGAGCCGCACCCGCTGCACCAG TTGCTGATGCCGCACGTCAGGACGTGTCTACAGATCAACCTGAGGGCCCGGGCGTCGCTGCTGGCTGCTGGCGGCGTGTTCGATAAG GCTATTGGTTGCGGTCTGGACGCGTTGCCTGTCCTCCTGTCCCGGGCGTCTGAGAGGATTTGTTACGGGTCTCTGTGCGTCCCTGACGACCTGATGGAGCGCGGTGTGGACACACTGCCGCAGAGCTACTACGCCCAGGACGCACGGAGAATCTGGGACGCCCTGCACag gttTGTGATTAGCTGGGTAGACCTGTATTACCGTGGAGACGACGCGGTCCAGCAGGATTCTGAGCTTCAACACTGGCTCACCGAGCtcaacacacacagcttcaacAACAGCTCAG GTTTCCCTCCGTCTCTTCGGACCAAAGCAGAAGTGTCAAAGTTCGTCACCATGATCATCTTCACCTGTTCAGCTCTACACGCTGCCGTTAACTTCTCCCAG TTGGATTTCGCTCTCTGGATTCCAAACTGTCCGGCCTTCATGTCCCGTCCTCCGCCGCAGGTCAAAGGCTCGGTGAAGGAGGACGACATCATGTCCTTCCTGCCGGACGTGAACTCGAGCGTTCGCGTCCTGATGGTGCTGACCGTGCTGTCGCTGCCCGCCGTCAACTTT GTTCCTCTGTGTCACTACAAGGAGGCGGTCTTCAGAGACGGCGCCCACCGCAGGCTGGTGGCGCAGGTGCAGGCCGAGCTCAAGGCCATTTCTGATGACATCATAGAGCGCAACAGCCAACTGGAGCTGCCGTATCCGTACCTCTGTCCCGGACGCATCGAGAACAGCGTGGCCATTTAA